A stretch of Anaeromyxobacter dehalogenans 2CP-1 DNA encodes these proteins:
- the rrtA gene encoding rhombosortase produces MRRVPWVTVAVLAVALGAYLVPALGELLILDRARVEGGEGWRVLTGSLVHFSASHLAADALAFGVAGAMLERRGRARFAVLALASALAVGLAVLWLEPTLQRFAGLSGVAYAAIVALALVGLREGGAMATLSGVALAACVAKLAWELSTGRMLLVGAPPGIVAVPLAHLAGAIAAVAVTGTGRRPGAARPVAGSPAAR; encoded by the coding sequence ATGCGGCGCGTCCCCTGGGTCACCGTCGCGGTGCTCGCGGTTGCCCTCGGCGCGTATCTCGTGCCGGCGCTGGGCGAGCTGCTGATCCTCGACCGCGCGCGCGTCGAGGGCGGCGAGGGCTGGCGCGTGCTCACGGGGAGCCTCGTGCACTTCTCCGCGTCGCACCTCGCGGCCGACGCCCTCGCGTTCGGCGTCGCCGGCGCGATGCTGGAGCGCCGCGGCCGCGCGAGGTTCGCGGTCCTGGCGCTCGCGTCGGCGCTCGCCGTCGGCCTCGCGGTGCTCTGGCTCGAGCCCACGCTCCAGCGCTTCGCCGGGCTCTCCGGGGTGGCGTACGCGGCGATCGTTGCGCTCGCGCTCGTGGGGCTGCGCGAGGGCGGAGCGATGGCGACGCTCTCCGGCGTCGCGCTCGCGGCGTGCGTCGCGAAGCTGGCATGGGAGCTCTCCACCGGGCGGATGCTCCTCGTCGGCGCGCCGCCGGGCATCGTCGCGGTCCCGCTCGCCCATCTCGCAGGCGCGATCGCGGCGGTCGCCGTCACCGGGACCGGGCGACGCCCCGGCGCGGCGCGCCCCGTCGCAGGGAGTCCAGCAGCGCGGTGA
- a CDS encoding thioredoxin family protein: MKIQVLGTGCAKCKQLTANAEQAVAALGLEAKVEKVEDLREIMKLGVMTTPALVVDGVVKSAGKVLSPDAVRALLGS, from the coding sequence ATGAAGATCCAGGTGCTCGGGACCGGGTGCGCGAAGTGCAAGCAGCTCACCGCGAACGCGGAGCAGGCCGTCGCGGCGCTGGGGCTCGAGGCGAAGGTCGAGAAGGTGGAGGACCTCCGCGAGATCATGAAGCTCGGCGTCATGACCACCCCCGCGCTGGTGGTGGACGGCGTGGTGAAGTCGGCCGGCAAGGTGCTGTCGCCCGACGCGGTGCGGGCGCTGCTCGGGTCGTGA
- a CDS encoding permease, which produces MSLSVLDAPASQPCCPTGVTPEPSSRGPSAGRVALLLAGALVAWIAAYAAAHPLSRWLTFGLLGLAEGSHLGESVAFFLYDVPKVLLLLTLIVFLVGIVRSFFTAERTRAILVGKRESVGNVVAALLGVVTPFCSCSAIPLFLGFVEVGVPLGVTFSFLVSAPMVNEVALVLLLGLFGWKVAALYLVTGLTIAILAGFVLGRMKLERHVEPWVYESMKGEARFEKEHLGFTGRVERGLQAVREVVGKVWPWVVAGIAVGAGIHGYVPEGLLASFMGKSAWWSVPAAVALGVPMYSNAAGIIPVVEALLGKGAALGTVLAFMMAVIGLSLPEIVILRKVLRPPLILAFVGVVASGILLVGWLFNAVL; this is translated from the coding sequence ATGAGCCTCTCCGTCCTCGACGCACCCGCATCTCAGCCATGCTGCCCCACCGGCGTCACGCCGGAGCCCTCCTCGCGCGGCCCGTCCGCCGGGCGCGTCGCGCTCCTGCTGGCGGGCGCGCTCGTCGCGTGGATCGCCGCGTACGCCGCGGCCCACCCGCTCTCCCGCTGGCTCACCTTCGGCCTCCTCGGCCTCGCCGAGGGCTCGCACCTCGGCGAGAGCGTCGCGTTCTTCCTCTACGACGTGCCGAAGGTGCTGCTGCTGCTCACGCTCATCGTCTTCCTGGTGGGCATCGTCCGCTCGTTCTTCACGGCCGAGCGGACCCGGGCGATCCTCGTCGGCAAGCGCGAGTCGGTCGGGAACGTGGTCGCCGCGTTGCTCGGGGTCGTGACCCCGTTCTGCTCCTGCTCCGCCATCCCGCTCTTCCTCGGCTTCGTCGAGGTCGGCGTCCCGCTCGGCGTCACGTTCTCCTTCCTCGTGTCAGCGCCCATGGTGAACGAGGTCGCCCTGGTGCTCCTGCTCGGGCTGTTCGGGTGGAAGGTGGCGGCGCTCTACCTCGTCACCGGGCTCACCATCGCCATCCTGGCCGGCTTCGTGCTCGGGCGCATGAAGCTGGAGCGGCACGTGGAGCCGTGGGTGTACGAGTCGATGAAGGGCGAGGCGCGGTTCGAGAAGGAGCACCTCGGCTTCACCGGGCGCGTCGAGCGCGGCCTCCAGGCGGTGCGCGAGGTGGTCGGCAAGGTGTGGCCCTGGGTCGTGGCCGGCATCGCGGTCGGCGCCGGCATCCACGGCTACGTGCCCGAGGGGCTGCTCGCCTCGTTCATGGGCAAGTCCGCCTGGTGGTCGGTGCCCGCCGCGGTGGCCCTGGGCGTGCCCATGTACTCGAACGCCGCCGGCATCATCCCCGTGGTCGAGGCGCTCCTCGGCAAGGGCGCCGCGCTCGGCACCGTGCTCGCGTTCATGATGGCGGTCATCGGCCTGTCGCTGCCGGAGATCGTGATCCTGCGGAAGGTGCTGCGGCCGCCGCTCATCCTCGCGTTCGTGGGCGTGGTGGCGTCCGGGATCCTGCTGGTCGGCTGGCTGTTCAACGCGGTCCTCTGA
- the rhlP gene encoding rhombotarget lipoprotein (RhlP (RHombo-target LipoProtein) is a family of predicted lipoproteins that, in general, co-occurs with a form of rhombosortase, and that has an apparent cleavage site for that enzyme, a GlyGly motif, near the C-terminus.) translates to MSARTCRGRSRRFTLASLLLLAVLGACAQTTARRATSVVNYLYPAGQSEPVQPSVPKLTLPLRVGIAFVPPAAREVTPAAYVGDRDGAAPETERVRLMETIAAHFRERPYVKSVEIIPTAYLTPGGGFTNLDQLRNMFGVDEIVLIAFDQVQFKDQGVATLTYWTLVGAYVVQGEKHDTRTLMDAVVLDIPSRKLLFRAPGTSVVKGSSTPVNESEELRQDRQQGFKLATAELVTALDAQLAAFQERLKAQPEEIQVVRTPEYEKRAAASGGGAIDPATLAILAALAGGAMAGSLRWRRSGTR, encoded by the coding sequence ATGTCAGCCCGCACGTGCCGTGGCAGGTCCCGCAGGTTCACCCTCGCTTCACTGCTCCTCCTCGCGGTGCTCGGCGCGTGCGCCCAGACGACGGCGCGGCGAGCGACGAGCGTCGTCAACTACCTGTATCCGGCCGGACAGTCGGAGCCGGTACAGCCGTCCGTCCCGAAGCTCACGCTTCCGCTCCGCGTCGGGATCGCCTTCGTCCCGCCGGCGGCGAGGGAGGTGACGCCGGCGGCGTACGTCGGCGACCGCGACGGTGCCGCCCCCGAGACCGAGCGGGTCCGCCTCATGGAGACGATCGCCGCGCACTTCCGCGAGCGGCCGTACGTCAAGTCGGTCGAGATCATCCCGACCGCGTACTTGACGCCCGGCGGCGGGTTCACGAACCTGGACCAGCTCCGGAACATGTTCGGCGTCGACGAGATCGTCCTCATCGCCTTCGACCAGGTGCAGTTCAAGGACCAGGGCGTGGCGACGCTCACCTACTGGACGCTCGTCGGCGCGTACGTCGTGCAGGGTGAGAAGCACGACACGCGCACGCTGATGGACGCCGTCGTGCTCGACATCCCGAGCCGCAAGCTCCTCTTCCGTGCGCCGGGGACGAGCGTGGTGAAGGGCAGCTCGACGCCGGTGAACGAGTCGGAGGAGCTGCGCCAGGACCGGCAGCAGGGCTTCAAGCTCGCGACGGCGGAGCTGGTCACCGCGCTCGACGCGCAGCTCGCCGCGTTCCAGGAGCGCCTGAAGGCGCAGCCCGAGGAGATCCAAGTCGTGCGGACGCCGGAGTATGAAAAGCGCGCCGCGGCCAGCGGCGGCGGCGCCATCGACCCGGCGACGCTCGCCATCCTCGCGGCGCTCGCGGGCGGCGCCATGGCCGGCTCGCTGCGGTGGAGGCGCTCGGGGACGCGGTGA
- a CDS encoding class I SAM-dependent methyltransferase, with amino-acid sequence MRVLGGPLPRMLELVAQEVRGAGEVLEVAAGTGLVTTAIAPVVGSVVATDYAGAMVRLLRGRVQADGLGNVECIERDVYALGMPPRSFDAVVCANVLHLLPELEAALRALRAVLRPGGTLVAPTYAHDETRTSRLVSRVLGATGFPGARRFTAASLSAAISAAGFEVRRTEMIPGLIPVAFVAATAP; translated from the coding sequence ATGCGCGTGCTCGGTGGCCCGCTCCCGCGGATGCTCGAGCTCGTCGCGCAGGAGGTCCGCGGGGCGGGCGAGGTGCTCGAGGTCGCGGCGGGCACGGGCCTCGTGACCACCGCGATCGCGCCCGTCGTGGGCAGCGTCGTCGCGACCGACTACGCCGGCGCGATGGTCCGGCTGCTCCGCGGCCGCGTCCAGGCCGACGGGCTCGGGAACGTGGAGTGCATCGAGCGCGACGTGTACGCGCTCGGCATGCCGCCCCGATCGTTCGACGCCGTCGTCTGCGCGAACGTGCTCCACCTGCTCCCGGAGCTCGAGGCCGCGCTGCGTGCGCTCCGTGCGGTGCTCCGGCCCGGTGGAACGCTCGTCGCGCCGACGTACGCGCACGACGAGACGCGGACCTCGAGGCTCGTCTCGCGCGTCCTCGGGGCGACCGGGTTTCCCGGTGCGCGCAGGTTCACGGCGGCGTCGCTTTCGGCGGCCATCTCGGCGGCCGGGTTCGAGGTGCGGCGTACCGAGATGATCCCCGGGCTCATCCCCGTCGCGTTCGTCGCCGCCACCGCGCCCTGA